Within Pieris napi chromosome W unlocalized genomic scaffold, ilPieNapi1.2 SUPER_W_unloc_3, whole genome shotgun sequence, the genomic segment TATGATTAGCTCCACAAATTTCTGAACATTGCCCAAAAAAAATTCCTGGtcggttaataaaaaaattagtttgatTTAAACGCCCTGGATTAGCATCAACTTTTACTCCTAAAGAAGGGATAGTTCAGGAATGAATTACATCTGTTGCTGTAACTAAAATTcgaatttgattatttattggtAAAATAATTCGGTTATCTACATCTAATAATCggaaattattaagtttatctatttcattaattatataagaatcaaattcaatatttttgaaatctgAATATTCATAACTTCAGTATCATTGATGACCAATAGATTTTAGGGTAATTAAAGGATTATTTAATTCAtcaagtaaatataataaccgTAAAGATGGtaatgcaataaaaattaaagtaatagcAGGTAAAATAGTTCAAATTAATTCGATTATTTGACCTTCTAATagaaatcgattaataaatttattaaaaaataaatttattattaaatatattactaaaatagtaattattaataaaataattaaagtatgatcatgaaaaaaaattatttgttctaTAAGTGGTGAAGCtccattttgtaaattaaaatttgatcaGGTTGCCATttctaa encodes:
- the LOC125062968 gene encoding LOW QUALITY PROTEIN: cytochrome c oxidase subunit 2-like (The sequence of the model RefSeq protein was modified relative to this genomic sequence to represent the inferred CDS: substituted 5 bases at 5 genomic stop codons), translating into MATXSNFNLQNGASPLIEQIIFFHDHTLIILLIITILVIYLIINLFFNKFINRFLLEGQIIELIXTILPAITLIFIALPSLRLLYLLDELNNPLITLKSIGHQXYXSYEYSDFKNIEFDSYIINEIDKLNNFRLLDVDNRIILPINNQIRILVTATDVIHSXTIPSLGVKVDANPGRLNQTNFFINRPGIFFGQCSEICGANHRFIPIVIERISINNFIN